In the Cannabis sativa cultivar Pink pepper isolate KNU-18-1 unplaced genomic scaffold, ASM2916894v1 Contig1, whole genome shotgun sequence genome, one interval contains:
- the LOC115721100 gene encoding early nodulin-like protein 18, with protein MEVITKRDVFGLQSLPIFFFFFCFIVLPLSSRSVEAYKNYTVGDSLGWYDKSEKPTVDYQKWADSNNFSLGDFLIFNTNTNHTVVQTFNETTYKLCDYDDASDKDTTQWSTADPSNTATRPITVPVPLLKEGKTFFFSGDYDGDQCFDGQRFQISVAHGKGLPKSLQEPTENSPGPVSPQSGEDEGDSAPDTNVPANFDHPKQVASDDTERDSDSSASASLLSKFLVVGLGLVWLF; from the exons ATGGAAGTGATCACCAAAAGAGACGTTTTTGGGCTTCAATCCTTgcccatcttcttcttcttcttctgtttTATAGTTTTGCCTCTTTCGTCAAGATCTGTAGAAGCTTACAAGAATTACACAGTTGGAGACTCCCTCGGTTGGTATGACAAATCAGAAAAGCCTACTGTTGATTACCAAAAATGGGCTGATAGCAACAACTTTAGCTTGGGAGATTTTCTCA TTTTCAACACAAACACCAACCACACAGTGGTCCAAACCTTTAACGAAACGACATACAAACTCTGCGATTACGACGATGCTTCAGACAAAGACACCACCCAGTGGTCCACGGCGGATCCTTCAAACACCGCCACCAGACCGATCACAGTACCGGTGCCACTCTTAAAAGAAGGCAAAACGTTCTTCTTCTCCGGCGACTACGACGGTGATCAGTGCTTCGACGGTCAGAGATTCCAAATCTCTGTAGCTCACGGCAAAGGCCTTCCCAAGAGTCTCCAAGAACCCACCGAAAATTCCCCTGGTCCCGTCAGTCCTCAGTCCGGAGAAGACGAAGGCGATTCGGCTCCGGATACCAATGTTCCTGCAAATTTCGATCATCCGAAACAGGTCGCTTCCGATGATACAGAACGGGACTCGGATTCGTCTGCATCGGCGTCGTTGTTGTCTAAATTCTTGGTCGTTGGTTTAGGACTTGTTTGGCTCTTTTAG